From a region of the Rhizobium bangladeshense genome:
- a CDS encoding ABC transporter ATP-binding protein — translation MGIQKNSGRDILLDVRDLETHFFGEEIVTHALGGVSFKVKKGETLGVVGESGCGKSVTALSIMRLLPKLSAKTMGGEVLFHGRNLLDLPDREMRKIRGDKIAMIFQDPMTSLNPVYTVGRQIAEAVEIHTGATRSKALAKAVDMLRLVRIADPERRVSNYPHEMSGGMRQRAMIAMALACSPELLIADEPTTALDVTIQAQILRLIVDLKERMGTSVMFITHDLGVVAETCQRVIVMYAGRIVEQATVTDLFARPMHPYTKALMRSVPDRRRGKERRLPEIPGIVPSLREPIVGCSFAPRCPFATEVCREKTPAVKEYGVDHAAACWHAEEVLSA, via the coding sequence ATGGGTATTCAGAAAAATTCTGGTCGGGACATCCTCCTTGATGTCCGGGATCTCGAGACCCACTTTTTCGGAGAGGAGATCGTCACGCACGCTCTCGGCGGCGTTAGCTTTAAAGTAAAGAAGGGCGAAACGCTCGGCGTAGTCGGCGAGTCCGGTTGTGGCAAGAGCGTGACGGCGCTTTCGATTATGCGGCTACTGCCGAAGCTCTCCGCCAAAACGATGGGCGGTGAGGTCCTCTTTCACGGTCGCAATCTCTTGGATCTGCCCGACCGAGAGATGCGTAAGATCCGGGGGGATAAAATCGCGATGATCTTCCAGGATCCTATGACGAGCCTTAATCCGGTCTACACTGTCGGTCGCCAGATTGCAGAGGCGGTCGAAATTCACACTGGTGCCACCCGTTCTAAGGCCTTGGCAAAGGCCGTCGATATGCTGCGCCTCGTCCGCATTGCGGACCCCGAACGGCGGGTAAGCAATTATCCCCACGAGATGTCCGGCGGCATGCGCCAGCGTGCCATGATTGCCATGGCACTTGCGTGCTCACCTGAACTCTTGATTGCCGACGAGCCGACGACGGCGCTCGACGTCACCATTCAGGCGCAGATCCTGCGGCTGATCGTCGATCTGAAAGAGCGCATGGGAACCTCGGTTATGTTCATCACCCATGACCTAGGCGTCGTGGCCGAGACCTGCCAGCGCGTCATAGTGATGTATGCCGGCCGTATCGTCGAGCAGGCAACGGTCACGGATCTCTTCGCGCGGCCGATGCATCCGTACACAAAAGCTCTCATGCGCTCGGTCCCAGATAGGCGGCGGGGGAAAGAGCGCCGTCTGCCGGAAATCCCAGGCATTGTGCCGAGCCTGCGGGAGCCTATCGTCGGGTGCAGCTTTGCGCCGCGTTGTCCGTTCGCGACCGAGGTCTGCCGGGAGAAAACGCCAGCTGTCAAAGAATACGGCGTGGATCACGCGGCCGCCTGCTGGCATGCAGAAGAGGTATTGAGCGCATGA
- a CDS encoding ABC transporter permease subunit yields MQVFQRIGRAPIILVLPAMAVLLVVFGVPTVQLFLESLNAPNFSIQNYSSFLGQYANIRVLLQTLEISAIATVICLLVGYPTAYLISTASKRARMVLIVPVVIPYLTSGLARTYSWVVILGDNGLINSALMNWGLISSPLPLIYNRAAVYVGMVHIMLPMMILPLVSVMLGINTSLIAAAKSMGAKPSTAFWRVYFPLSMPGVRSGTLLVFVICLGFYITPAALGGLGDAMLSTFIASQVSTGFNMGSVSASSFVLLAIAVVMLSVFGLNLSGTQDSAPKLRKGFMERFSLLRAVKQYLNELSVASRSKQWSKALYQARVGGGWSRFAGILTLTLVIFFLLFPEVVVIIMSFSSDATLQFPPSGFSFQWYGSFFGDEAWYGAAWTSIKIGLAVAALSTVLGTLAAYGLSRIASDIRGWLTMVILAPITIPVIVVGVASYFGLVNLGFIGTETGIVLAHTIGAISYVVVIVSATLANFDRRLEQAAKSMGARPFTAFMRVTFPLIRPGIIGGALFAFIHSFDEVVVTSLVSGYSVRTLPLKMWENIRNEIDPTVAAVASLLTLLPILWMIALYVTWWRARSSSQNTVLEATA; encoded by the coding sequence ATGCAAGTATTTCAAAGAATTGGCCGTGCTCCTATAATCCTCGTACTACCGGCTATGGCGGTTCTGCTCGTTGTATTCGGCGTACCAACCGTCCAGCTTTTTCTCGAAAGTCTGAACGCACCTAATTTCAGCATTCAGAACTATTCTTCGTTCTTGGGGCAGTATGCCAACATCCGGGTCTTGCTACAGACTCTGGAGATCAGCGCAATAGCGACGGTCATCTGCTTGTTGGTCGGATATCCTACGGCATATCTAATTTCGACAGCGTCTAAGCGCGCGCGCATGGTCCTGATCGTTCCCGTCGTTATTCCCTATCTCACAAGCGGTTTGGCGCGCACCTATTCCTGGGTCGTGATCCTCGGGGACAATGGTTTGATCAACAGCGCCCTCATGAATTGGGGCCTTATTTCCAGCCCTCTACCTCTCATTTACAATCGCGCCGCTGTCTATGTCGGCATGGTTCACATCATGCTGCCGATGATGATACTGCCGCTTGTGAGTGTCATGCTCGGCATCAACACATCCTTAATTGCGGCCGCCAAAAGCATGGGCGCGAAGCCATCGACAGCCTTTTGGCGGGTTTACTTCCCTTTGAGCATGCCTGGTGTTCGAAGCGGAACACTGCTGGTCTTCGTCATCTGCCTGGGCTTTTACATCACGCCAGCGGCGTTGGGTGGATTAGGAGACGCGATGCTCTCAACCTTTATTGCCTCCCAAGTATCGACCGGGTTCAATATGGGCTCAGTCAGCGCCTCTTCATTCGTCCTTCTGGCGATTGCCGTGGTGATGCTCTCTGTGTTCGGGCTGAACCTCTCGGGGACACAAGACAGCGCACCGAAACTACGCAAGGGTTTCATGGAACGGTTCAGCCTGCTCCGAGCGGTGAAGCAGTATCTGAATGAGCTTTCGGTCGCTTCAAGATCCAAACAATGGTCCAAGGCACTTTATCAGGCTCGGGTTGGTGGCGGATGGTCGCGTTTTGCCGGCATTCTCACCTTGACGCTTGTCATTTTCTTCCTGCTGTTTCCCGAAGTCGTCGTGATCATCATGTCGTTCAGCAGCGATGCGACGCTACAGTTTCCTCCCTCCGGATTCTCGTTTCAGTGGTATGGCAGCTTCTTCGGTGACGAAGCCTGGTATGGCGCAGCCTGGACCAGCATCAAGATTGGTTTGGCCGTTGCGGCTCTGTCGACCGTCCTCGGGACCTTGGCAGCTTATGGCCTTAGCCGGATCGCATCAGATATTCGAGGCTGGCTGACAATGGTGATTCTTGCTCCGATCACGATCCCCGTCATTGTCGTCGGCGTGGCGAGCTACTTCGGCCTGGTCAATCTAGGGTTTATTGGAACTGAGACGGGCATCGTGCTTGCCCATACGATTGGCGCAATCAGCTACGTCGTCGTTATTGTTTCCGCGACTCTCGCCAATTTCGACAGGCGCTTGGAGCAGGCGGCGAAAAGCATGGGCGCTAGACCTTTTACCGCTTTTATGCGGGTGACATTCCCACTGATCCGACCGGGGATCATTGGCGGCGCGCTCTTCGCATTCATCCATTCGTTTGACGAGGTGGTCGTGACATCTTTGGTCAGCGGATATTCGGTCCGCACGTTGCCACTGAAAATGTGGGAAAACATTCGCAACGAGATCGATCCCACCGTGGCCGCCGTGGCGTCTCTCCTGACCCTTCTTCCGATCCTGTGGATGATCGCGCTTTACGTCACTTGGTGGCGCGCCAGGAGCAGCTCTCAGAATACGGTCCTTGAGGCAACCGCCTAA
- a CDS encoding M24 family metallopeptidase, with protein sequence MTVSKSEPTGAAMPALYFTETEYQARLAATKVEMQASGFDALILSDPANIFYLTGFDAWAFYAPLFLVVAANEDQPIWIGRFMDAVSARDTTYLREENIRAYPDSFVQSTTSHPVQPVSEILKERRLDKGVIGVEMGAYYYTARIHAEFVSSLPNVRFEDAELLVNRVRLVKSSAEQTYMRQAGQIVDAAMSAAVAKCAPGVRECDVVAEIYKAQISGLTDAGGVYTTSPPHFCADERVRTPHGLWTDRPLKKDAPLNIEIAGSRLHYHCPMTRTVFLGQPPDSYRRLAAAVVEGLNTTMGSIRPGMAAEEVELVWRGSIAKHGFEKEARLGYSIGLGFPPTWGERTVSLRPGDTTVLQPGMAFHCMSGLWLDDTGIAITQSFLVTEEGNEPLTQFERELVSIS encoded by the coding sequence ATGACTGTTTCCAAGTCCGAGCCAACAGGAGCCGCTATGCCAGCCCTTTATTTCACCGAAACTGAGTACCAGGCGCGCCTTGCCGCTACAAAAGTGGAAATGCAGGCGTCAGGATTTGATGCTCTCATTCTTTCTGATCCGGCCAACATCTTCTATCTGACGGGCTTCGACGCATGGGCGTTTTATGCTCCACTGTTTCTTGTCGTCGCCGCCAACGAGGATCAACCGATCTGGATCGGCCGGTTCATGGACGCCGTTTCGGCGCGCGATACGACCTATTTGCGCGAGGAGAACATCCGCGCGTATCCAGACAGTTTCGTTCAATCGACCACCTCACATCCCGTTCAACCGGTATCTGAGATATTGAAGGAACGGCGCCTCGACAAAGGTGTAATCGGCGTCGAGATGGGGGCGTATTATTATACTGCCCGGATCCACGCCGAGTTTGTCAGCTCCCTGCCGAACGTACGGTTCGAGGATGCCGAACTTTTGGTCAACCGCGTACGGTTGGTGAAGAGCAGCGCAGAGCAGACCTATATGCGCCAAGCCGGTCAAATCGTTGATGCCGCGATGTCGGCGGCAGTCGCAAAATGCGCCCCAGGTGTGCGCGAGTGCGACGTGGTTGCAGAGATATACAAGGCGCAGATTTCTGGGCTAACTGACGCCGGTGGCGTCTATACGACAAGCCCTCCGCATTTTTGTGCCGATGAACGCGTGCGAACACCACATGGCCTGTGGACCGATCGCCCTTTGAAGAAAGATGCGCCACTCAACATAGAGATCGCAGGATCGCGCCTTCACTACCATTGCCCGATGACGCGCACAGTATTTCTGGGCCAGCCGCCGGATAGTTACCGCCGGCTTGCTGCGGCGGTGGTCGAGGGATTGAACACAACGATGGGCAGCATCCGTCCAGGCATGGCGGCCGAAGAGGTCGAGCTGGTATGGCGCGGCTCGATCGCCAAACATGGTTTCGAGAAGGAAGCACGCCTCGGCTATTCGATAGGCCTTGGTTTCCCGCCGACATGGGGTGAGCGTACGGTCAGCTTGCGTCCGGGAGACACGACGGTCTTGCAGCCGGGCATGGCATTTCATTGCATGTCCGGTCTTTGGCTCGATGACACTGGCATCGCGATCACGCAATCCTTCCTGGTGACTGAGGAAGGAAATGAGCCTCTGACGCAGTTCGAGCGAGAGTTAGTTTCCATCTCGTAG
- a CDS encoding M24 family metallopeptidase, with the protein MTISKAPPAFPRSEYLRRLTLVKSEMARRDVEALVVSDQHNITYLTGYTARSAYVPQALVVLATEEEPVFILRRMDAPAAMHQCFMERDKIFAYPEQLIAHPNKDGYNAIIDYLLEAGVADKRIGIEEFSLATLTADKFKRRLQASNVVDCTKAVTWIRLIKSDLEIEIMREAAAISDAAIARAAEVIRSGVREADACAEIASVLIRGVNGKPGTRLEEIAICATPRTGTCHIPWTEDTFRQGSQINIELAGSRHGYCAALMRTYSIGAPSDRLRKVHDIQLEGLDAALAAVQPGATCSDVANAFYRTIEKKGLTKESRCGYAHGIGWTEPTASLRDGDMTVLQPNMTFHLMLGNWIDEEFGYVISETFRVTRTGVDVLTTAPREIFEIL; encoded by the coding sequence ATGACGATAAGCAAGGCACCACCCGCGTTCCCTCGGAGCGAATATCTGCGGCGTCTTACATTGGTTAAGTCTGAAATGGCGCGCCGAGATGTCGAGGCGCTCGTTGTGTCCGATCAGCACAACATCACTTATCTCACCGGTTACACTGCTCGATCAGCCTATGTACCTCAAGCCTTGGTGGTTCTTGCGACGGAGGAAGAGCCAGTCTTTATTCTGCGCCGCATGGATGCCCCGGCTGCTATGCACCAGTGCTTTATGGAGAGGGACAAAATATTTGCCTATCCAGAGCAGTTGATCGCTCACCCGAATAAGGACGGATACAATGCTATTATCGACTACCTCCTGGAAGCGGGCGTTGCAGACAAGCGGATCGGTATTGAGGAATTCAGCCTCGCCACCCTCACCGCCGACAAATTCAAAAGACGGTTGCAGGCATCCAACGTCGTCGACTGCACGAAGGCAGTCACCTGGATTCGTCTCATCAAATCCGATCTTGAGATCGAAATTATGCGGGAAGCAGCGGCCATTTCTGATGCTGCGATTGCCCGCGCCGCAGAGGTCATTCGGTCTGGAGTGCGCGAAGCCGATGCCTGCGCTGAGATTGCCTCGGTCTTGATCCGAGGCGTCAACGGAAAGCCGGGCACGCGGCTCGAAGAAATAGCGATCTGCGCGACGCCGCGAACGGGAACATGCCATATCCCCTGGACCGAAGACACTTTCCGTCAAGGTTCGCAAATCAACATCGAGCTTGCCGGATCCCGCCATGGCTACTGTGCTGCGCTCATGCGCACCTACTCAATCGGGGCTCCGTCAGATCGTCTCCGCAAAGTCCATGATATCCAGCTGGAGGGGTTGGATGCTGCGCTCGCGGCCGTTCAACCAGGAGCGACCTGCAGCGACGTTGCGAACGCGTTTTATCGGACAATCGAGAAGAAGGGACTGACAAAGGAATCCCGTTGCGGCTACGCCCACGGGATTGGCTGGACCGAACCCACAGCGAGCCTGCGTGACGGCGATATGACCGTGCTGCAACCAAACATGACCTTCCATTTAATGCTTGGAAACTGGATCGATGAAGAGTTCGGCTATGTAATCAGCGAGACCTTTCGGGTCACCCGCACCGGCGTCGATGTCCTCACCACCGCTCCAAGAGAGATATTCGAAATCTTGTGA
- a CDS encoding polyamine ABC transporter substrate-binding protein produces MSILINRRRIMQASFAIAVATLATPVVNASAQTAGEVRVLTYGGQLGKYVIEAYAKPFEAETGIKVIPVTQDFEFAQLELMQKTNSVTIDVGPMSQGAALQAAEKGYLEKIDYSKFRKDDIEGLVPNVKQDFGVGFFFYTYNLVYNTKKYPADKARPTNWAEFWDTEKFPGVRYLVSGQYGSEGPWEEALLADGVAPDKIYPMDIDRIFASLDKIKPHVRKWWTAGSEIQQLMLSGAGDVMMSYDGRAASAIAKGAALELNRNQAKMTWDYWVIPKNSPNAENAQKFVEFVSRAENQAAFAKLYPEGPTNRNAFKLIPEELGLTLPSHPKYLEKAILLNGAWYSEVGPDGLSNIQRLVQRWSDWVIR; encoded by the coding sequence ATGAGCATTTTGATCAACCGCAGACGAATCATGCAGGCGTCCTTCGCCATTGCCGTCGCTACTTTGGCAACGCCTGTTGTCAACGCCTCGGCACAGACAGCCGGCGAGGTCCGAGTACTAACCTACGGTGGGCAGCTCGGCAAATACGTGATCGAAGCCTACGCCAAACCATTTGAAGCTGAAACGGGCATCAAGGTTATCCCGGTGACTCAAGACTTCGAGTTTGCACAGCTCGAGCTGATGCAGAAGACGAATAGCGTAACCATCGATGTCGGCCCTATGAGCCAAGGTGCGGCCCTGCAAGCTGCCGAGAAAGGCTATCTGGAGAAGATTGATTATTCGAAATTCAGAAAGGACGATATCGAGGGACTTGTCCCGAATGTGAAACAAGACTTTGGCGTCGGCTTTTTCTTCTACACGTACAATCTGGTTTACAACACGAAGAAATATCCCGCGGACAAAGCGAGGCCCACTAACTGGGCGGAGTTTTGGGATACCGAGAAATTCCCGGGCGTCCGATACCTGGTTTCAGGTCAATACGGCTCGGAAGGTCCTTGGGAAGAAGCACTCTTGGCTGACGGCGTCGCTCCGGACAAGATCTATCCAATGGACATCGACCGGATCTTCGCCAGCCTTGACAAGATCAAGCCTCACGTCCGCAAGTGGTGGACGGCTGGATCCGAAATCCAACAGCTGATGCTGAGCGGAGCCGGCGACGTCATGATGTCTTATGACGGCCGCGCGGCCTCCGCGATTGCCAAGGGCGCTGCGTTGGAGCTCAATCGAAACCAGGCAAAGATGACCTGGGACTACTGGGTCATCCCAAAAAACAGCCCCAATGCCGAAAATGCCCAGAAGTTCGTTGAATTCGTAAGCCGTGCCGAGAACCAGGCAGCCTTTGCCAAGCTCTATCCGGAAGGCCCCACCAACCGGAACGCATTTAAGCTTATCCCTGAAGAGCTTGGCCTTACGCTGCCCAGCCATCCCAAGTATCTTGAGAAGGCGATCCTTCTGAATGGCGCTTGGTATTCCGAAGTCGGCCCCGATGGCCTTTCAAATATCCAGCGCCTTGTGCAGCGCTGGAGCGACTGGGTCATCCGGTAA
- a CDS encoding ABC transporter ATP-binding protein → MSQSAHLRSDEHPVAKLPKQANTEDQKLEDRVPAQIEFRDVTKMYGPVAAVTELSLTVRRGEFLTILGPSGSGKTTALMMLAGFESPTKGDILISGKSVAAVPSYGRDQGIVFQSYALFPHLTVRRNLEFPLEMRGMKANERAPLVERMLKRVHLDSFGERMPSQLSGGQQQRVALARALIADPPILLLDEPLGALDRNLREQMQGEIKGLHREFGKTTICVTHDQEEALTLSDRIVVMRNGKIEQLDTPEALYDRPATRFVANFLGEANVLDSPELGFNDQNFRGKVPMVRPERVRISAVNSPAPAELGQSQIVTGIVEEMIYAGPLRKYQVRVGDKSLIVRQHVASGQEVFAPGGSVRLDWLRADVRLLDE, encoded by the coding sequence ATGTCTCAGTCTGCTCACCTGCGGTCGGATGAACACCCCGTCGCGAAACTGCCAAAACAGGCAAATACCGAGGATCAGAAATTGGAAGACCGCGTCCCCGCCCAAATCGAATTTCGCGATGTCACCAAAATGTATGGCCCGGTCGCAGCTGTCACCGAGCTTTCACTCACCGTTCGGCGCGGGGAATTTTTGACCATCCTGGGTCCGAGCGGCTCAGGTAAAACCACGGCGCTGATGATGCTGGCAGGATTTGAATCCCCGACGAAGGGCGACATCCTGATCTCAGGCAAGTCTGTCGCAGCTGTGCCTTCATACGGCCGAGACCAGGGGATCGTCTTTCAAAGTTACGCACTATTTCCGCACCTGACGGTCCGACGAAATCTTGAGTTCCCGCTTGAAATGCGGGGCATGAAGGCGAACGAGCGGGCTCCTTTGGTTGAACGAATGCTCAAGCGAGTTCATCTGGACTCGTTTGGTGAGCGCATGCCATCGCAACTCAGCGGCGGTCAGCAGCAGCGTGTCGCTCTTGCGCGCGCCCTTATTGCTGATCCTCCGATCCTTCTCTTGGATGAGCCACTTGGCGCTCTGGATAGGAACCTCAGAGAACAGATGCAGGGGGAGATCAAGGGGCTCCACCGCGAATTTGGGAAAACCACAATTTGCGTCACGCATGACCAGGAAGAGGCGCTCACGCTCTCGGACCGCATCGTGGTTATGAGGAACGGCAAAATCGAACAGCTGGACACGCCTGAAGCACTCTATGACCGGCCAGCTACTCGCTTCGTTGCCAACTTCTTGGGAGAAGCAAATGTTCTGGATTCACCGGAGCTTGGCTTCAACGATCAGAACTTCCGCGGGAAAGTGCCGATGGTTCGACCTGAGCGCGTCCGGATCTCTGCGGTAAATTCCCCTGCACCGGCTGAACTCGGTCAGAGCCAGATCGTCACCGGAATTGTAGAAGAAATGATCTACGCCGGACCCCTGAGGAAATATCAGGTCCGTGTCGGAGACAAATCCTTAATAGTGCGTCAACACGTGGCGTCTGGCCAAGAGGTTTTTGCCCCCGGTGGATCGGTGCGTCTCGACTGGCTTCGGGCGGACGTCCGTCTGCTCGATGAATGA
- a CDS encoding DUF2817 domain-containing protein — MKNLFSVTYFEARTRFLDATKVQSYRSSHSGPEGQPLSTDVAYLGDPDADNVLVSIAGTHGVEGYCGSAAQLSLLQSQLGNSLGESVGILLIHALNAYGFAWDRRVTAEGCDLNRNFVDFSKPLPENPGYDELADHLVPSDLSVESLAVAEHAIAEFRATHGEAAFQTARKKGQYSRPEGMFFGGKRPSEPRLVLEKICMDYRIAERQNVIIVDYHTGLGPYGYGELQTETSSGLDGYHRALEIFGPSVTSPDLGTSSSVAITGTQDEFWQGALGSRHTYVCLEFGTFSPDKGREVLRNDHWLFAYRPDQANTEIGKRIRNATREHYNPARPDWQEMVQPRCDQVHRQALAALTQAK, encoded by the coding sequence ATGAAGAACCTGTTTTCGGTTACCTATTTCGAAGCCCGCACGCGTTTTCTAGACGCGACGAAGGTCCAATCTTACCGATCGAGCCACAGTGGACCTGAAGGCCAGCCACTCTCTACGGATGTCGCCTATCTCGGAGACCCCGATGCAGACAACGTGCTTGTTTCTATCGCAGGCACGCATGGTGTGGAGGGCTATTGCGGATCCGCAGCGCAGTTGTCCCTTCTTCAGTCGCAGTTGGGAAATAGCCTCGGGGAATCTGTTGGCATTCTCTTAATTCACGCCTTGAACGCATATGGCTTTGCCTGGGACCGGCGCGTCACTGCCGAGGGATGCGACCTCAATCGGAATTTCGTCGATTTCTCCAAGCCGCTACCAGAAAATCCGGGCTATGACGAGTTGGCAGATCATCTTGTTCCATCGGACCTCTCAGTCGAAAGTTTGGCAGTCGCAGAGCACGCGATCGCCGAATTCCGGGCGACCCATGGCGAGGCCGCGTTTCAGACGGCACGGAAGAAAGGGCAATATTCCCGACCCGAAGGCATGTTTTTCGGAGGCAAGCGCCCGTCTGAGCCGCGGCTAGTCTTGGAGAAAATCTGCATGGATTACAGGATTGCAGAGCGACAAAACGTGATCATTGTTGATTATCACACCGGGCTTGGCCCCTATGGCTATGGCGAGCTTCAAACCGAAACCTCCTCGGGTCTTGACGGGTATCATCGAGCCTTGGAGATCTTTGGACCATCTGTGACGTCGCCCGATCTTGGAACCTCATCGTCAGTCGCCATCACGGGTACGCAAGACGAGTTCTGGCAGGGTGCACTGGGCAGCCGGCACACCTATGTGTGCCTGGAGTTTGGCACCTTCAGCCCGGACAAAGGCCGCGAAGTCCTGCGCAACGATCATTGGCTTTTCGCATACCGCCCCGACCAAGCCAACACCGAGATTGGGAAGCGTATACGAAACGCCACGCGGGAACACTACAACCCCGCACGGCCAGACTGGCAGGAAATGGTCCAGCCTCGCTGCGACCAGGTCCATCGCCAGGCTCTTGCAGCGCTGACGCAGGCGAAATGA
- a CDS encoding ABC transporter ATP-binding protein, which translates to MSGPLLQVEKLVKHYPVGGGIFNKVPPVVRAVEDVSFTVNAGETLCIVGESGCGKSTIARLLMRLVDPTGGRVLLEGNDIASLNKNELRDWRRRMQMVFQDPYSSLNPRLTAGQIITEPVENFERLNRRKREDLAAELLRKVGLAPEIMHRLPSELSGGQRQRLGIARALSLKPSIIIADEAVSALDVSVQAQILNLLMDLQEETGIAFVFISHDLGVVEHIGHRVAVMYLGRIVELATCEALFANPIHPYTEALIAAAPIPDPTRVQLEALVEGEVPSPVNPPSGCAFHPRCPLVQDRCRIDVPPLVSMPDGRAVACHVRAPGGKIEHNEPGTP; encoded by the coding sequence ATGAGTGGCCCTTTGTTGCAAGTCGAAAAACTGGTCAAACACTATCCGGTCGGTGGCGGAATCTTCAATAAAGTTCCACCAGTCGTGCGGGCGGTCGAGGATGTGTCCTTTACTGTCAACGCAGGCGAGACACTTTGCATTGTTGGCGAATCAGGATGCGGAAAGTCGACAATCGCACGGCTCTTGATGCGGCTTGTTGACCCGACAGGTGGCCGCGTCCTGCTGGAGGGAAACGATATTGCCAGTCTCAACAAGAACGAACTTCGGGACTGGCGCCGACGCATGCAGATGGTCTTCCAGGATCCCTACTCGTCGCTGAACCCACGGCTAACGGCCGGTCAGATTATCACAGAACCGGTCGAGAATTTTGAGCGTCTGAACCGCAGAAAGCGCGAAGACCTTGCGGCGGAGCTCCTGCGAAAGGTGGGCCTTGCGCCCGAGATCATGCACAGGCTCCCCTCGGAATTGTCGGGCGGTCAGCGCCAGCGGCTCGGAATTGCGCGCGCATTGTCGCTGAAACCCTCAATCATCATCGCCGACGAGGCAGTTTCCGCTCTCGACGTCTCCGTGCAGGCACAAATCCTCAATCTTCTCATGGACCTCCAGGAGGAAACGGGGATCGCCTTCGTGTTTATCTCGCACGATCTTGGTGTTGTGGAGCATATTGGTCATCGAGTAGCGGTCATGTATCTCGGGCGGATTGTCGAATTGGCAACTTGCGAAGCGCTATTTGCCAACCCAATACATCCTTACACCGAGGCGCTCATAGCGGCCGCCCCTATACCAGATCCCACAAGGGTTCAGTTGGAGGCGCTGGTCGAGGGTGAAGTGCCGAGCCCGGTCAACCCACCGAGCGGGTGTGCATTCCACCCGCGCTGCCCGCTCGTACAAGACCGCTGTCGCATTGACGTGCCCCCGCTGGTGTCAATGCCCGATGGCCGCGCTGTCGCGTGTCACGTCCGCGCTCCAGGGGGCAAAATCGAGCACAATGAGCCTGGTACCCCTTAA
- a CDS encoding M20 aminoacylase family protein: protein MRGIENFEKLRDEATVWRRYLHENPELDYDVHDTANFVAEKLASFGINHIETGIAQTGLVAVIQGNLGDGPTIGLRADMDALPILEASGKPWASKTPGKMHACGHDGHTAMLLAAAKYLAETRNFKGAVALIFQPAEEDGRGAEKMVQEGIMDRFGISKIFGMHNYPGLEVGKFSICSGPIQAGLDEFDITVRGRGGHAATPHKNIDPIVIGAQIVLGLQTLVSRNTDPQEALVISVTKIHAGEAYNIIPQHAVICGTVRTLSPALRDFAEKGIFEAAQGIAGGFGADIDFAYRRLEPVTVNHEAETKIAVDAARDLVGHASVNDLIKPGMGSEDFAYMLEARPGSYIFLGNGPTASVHNPEYDFNDDALPFGVGYWVNLVERVLAP, encoded by the coding sequence ATGCGCGGCATTGAAAACTTCGAAAAGCTTAGAGACGAAGCGACGGTATGGCGCCGGTATCTTCACGAGAATCCTGAGCTGGACTATGACGTCCACGACACGGCAAATTTCGTCGCCGAAAAATTGGCTTCGTTCGGCATCAACCACATAGAAACCGGAATAGCGCAGACCGGCTTGGTTGCCGTAATTCAGGGCAACCTTGGTGACGGTCCGACAATCGGGCTGCGTGCCGACATGGACGCGCTACCAATATTGGAAGCCTCCGGAAAACCGTGGGCATCGAAAACTCCTGGAAAAATGCATGCATGTGGTCATGACGGCCATACTGCAATGCTTCTAGCGGCAGCGAAGTATCTGGCGGAGACGCGCAATTTCAAGGGCGCTGTCGCCCTCATATTTCAGCCAGCCGAGGAAGACGGCCGGGGTGCAGAGAAGATGGTGCAGGAAGGCATCATGGATCGATTTGGCATCTCCAAGATTTTCGGAATGCACAACTACCCGGGACTGGAGGTCGGCAAATTCAGCATTTGCAGCGGCCCAATTCAGGCGGGGCTCGATGAATTTGACATTACTGTTCGGGGTAGAGGCGGTCACGCCGCGACGCCTCACAAGAATATTGACCCCATTGTCATCGGCGCCCAAATCGTTCTCGGCCTCCAGACTTTGGTTTCGAGGAACACCGATCCTCAAGAGGCTTTGGTCATCTCCGTGACCAAGATCCATGCCGGAGAAGCCTATAATATCATCCCGCAGCATGCGGTTATTTGCGGGACTGTCCGGACGCTTTCCCCCGCCCTCCGCGACTTTGCAGAAAAAGGGATTTTCGAAGCCGCCCAGGGCATCGCCGGCGGGTTTGGCGCGGATATCGATTTTGCGTATCGCCGTCTCGAACCAGTCACTGTGAACCACGAGGCCGAGACGAAGATAGCGGTTGACGCAGCACGCGATCTGGTTGGGCACGCATCAGTCAACGATCTCATCAAGCCAGGTATGGGATCGGAAGATTTCGCATACATGCTTGAGGCGCGGCCAGGTTCTTACATCTTTCTTGGCAACGGTCCGACGGCCTCCGTCCACAACCCCGAATACGACTTCAACGACGATGCTTTGCCTTTCGGCGTTGGCTACTGGGTGAACTTGGTTGAAAGGGTCCTGGCGCCTTAG